One region of Camelina sativa cultivar DH55 chromosome 6, Cs, whole genome shotgun sequence genomic DNA includes:
- the LOC104790803 gene encoding uncharacterized protein LOC104790803: protein MSDYGEKTCPLCAEEMDLTDQQLRPCKCGYQICVWCWHHIMDMAEKDHSEGRCPACRTPYDKEKIVGMTVDQERLAFDGNMDRKKTQKSKLKPSEGRKQLTSVRVVQRNLVYIVGLPLNLADEDLLHRKEYFGQYGKVLKVSMSRTTTGLIQQFPNNTCCVYITYGKEEEAARCIESVHGFILDGKALKACFGTTKYCHAWLRNVACNNPDCLYLHEVGSHEDSFTKDEITSAHTRVQQITGASNTMQYRSGSMLPPPSDAYCIDSSTAKPIAKVPSNTAVSAPKGSPPSGSSGKSTALPAAASWGARLTTNHNSIATSAMSNGSLDNRRSPSENGTLTMSTVVANAAYGPVSSSNTLQKPPHKEEIQILAGKSKPGMLKPVQHKIVVDPGSKRSTSPNRDPTSNQISCLVESSHNSRVIDKPSAVENSFEHTDEIAEDVSHVSNLSADVARMGITTISKDEGPSVPVAIGIHCDQGSIRQPGNDVSNLEQCRMHRNTDAEADILQNGIHGSRPEWDWRSGLQSQIDVKLKVDDLSSFKNNRRDVAKAISDSSYMLRSSSSVLDSNNLASRSFQTRETPGGMDSDIRSSFDIGNYRLHLPNGFSEKSISNMEHSLFANEGRNNMQNTEDDIISNILDFDPWDDTLASSHNFAKLLGQSDHRASILESSNLIKQNNDQSRFSFARHEESNNQVYDSKSYSVSGQLSRDQPLQEFGVNRDMYQDKLGSQNGFASNYSGGYEQFAAIPGLSSYKSPVARTQVSAPPGFSAPNRLPPPGFSSHERADLSSDIGSGTRLLEAAAFLKNTYHIPPPSGNSNSAGDIEFIDPAILAVGRGRLNNGMETADFDMRSGFSSQMNSFENDPRLQLLAQRSLAAQQVNGNHDPRNVNNFSSSLSDPYGISSRLMDQTQGTGLSPFTQLPRQTSPSPLLSNGHWDKWNDPQSGNTLGITQLLRSERMGFNDNVYSRFEEPKYQRPSPGDPYNRAYGM from the exons ATGAGTGATTACGGTGAAAAGACTTGCCCTTTGTGTGCAGAGGAGATGGATTTGACTGACCAGCAGTTGAGGCCTTGTAAATGTGGCTATCAG ATTTGTGTTTGGTGCTGGCACCACATAATGGACATGGCTGAGAAAGATCACTCAGAAGGGCGCTGTCCAGCTTGCCGCACTCCATATGACAAAGAAAAGATTGTTGGGATGACTGTTGATCAGGAGAG ACTGGCCTTTGATGGCAACATGGATCGCAAAAAAACACAGAAGTCAAAACTGAAACCTTCTGAAGGGAGAAAGCAACTAACCAGTGTTCGAGTGGTTCAAAGAAATCTTGTCTACATTGTTGGGTTGCCACTTAATCTAGCAGATGAAGAT cTTCTCCACCGTAAGGAATATTTTGGTCAGTATGGAAAGGTTCTAAAGGTTTCTATGTCCCGAACAACAACGGGTCTCATTCAACAGTTCCCTAACAACACATGCTGTGT ATATATCACTTATGGTAAAGAGGAAGAGGCTGCTCGATGCATCGAGTCCGTTCATGGATTTATCTTGGATGGTAAAGCACTGAA GGCATGTTTTGGGACAACCAAGTATTGTCACGCATGGTTAAGAAACGTG GCATGCAACAATCCTGATTGCCTCTATTTGCACGAGGTTGGCTCTCACGAGGATAGTTTTACAAAAGATGAGATCACATCAGCCCATACAAG AGTTCAGCAAATTACTGGAGCGTCAAATACTATGCAATACCGTTCAGGGAGCATGCTACCTCCACCATCGGATGCTTATTGCATTGACAGTTCTACTGCAAAACCAATTGCAAAAGTTCCTTCTAAT ACTGCAGTTAGTGCTCCCAAGGGTTCTCCACCTAGTGGGAGCTCTGGTAAATCAACTGCTCTTCCTGCTGCAGCATCATG GGGGGCGCGTTTaacaacaaatcataattctatAGCAACTTCAGCTATGTCAAATGGATCTTTGGATAATCGTAGATCACCATCAGAGAATGGAACTTTGACTATGTCTACAGTTGTTGCAAATGCAGCTTATGGGCCTGTATCGTCTAGTAACACTCTTCAGAAACCACCTCACAAGGAAGAAATCCAAATATTGGCTGGAAAAAGCAAACCTGGCATGTTGAAGCCTGTGCAACATAAGATTGTGGTGGATCCTGGGTCCAAGAGAAGTACATCGCCTAATAGAGATCCTACTAGCAATCAGATATCCTGTTTAGTAGAATCTTCACACAATAGCAGAGTCATTGACAAGCCTTCTGCTGTTGAGAATTCTTTTGAGCACACAGATGAAATTGCTGAAGATGTCTCTCATGTTAGTAACTTGTCGGCTGATGTTGCACGGATGGGGATAACTACAATTTCTAAGGATGAAGGTCCTAGTGTTCCAGTGGCTATTGGTATTCATTGTGATCAAGGTTCTATTAGACAACCTGGTAACGATGTATCAAATCTGGAGCAGTGTAGAATGCATAGAAACACTGATGCAGAAGCTGACATATTACAAAATGGGATTCATGGTTCCAGGCCAGAGTGGGATTGGAGATCAGGTTTGCAATCCCAGATAGATGTTAAGTTGAAAGTGGATGATCTTTCATCGTTTAAAAACAATAGGCGAGATGTTGCAAAGGCTATTAGCGACTCGTCTTATATGCTTCGTTCATCAAGTTCCGTCCTGGATTCAAATAATCTAGCTTCTCGTTCTTTTCAGACCAGGGAAACTCCTGGTGGGATGGATTCCGATATTAGATCCTCCTTTGACATAGGTAACTATAGATTGCATCTTCCAAACGGATTTTCTGAGAAATCCATATCCAATATGGAGCATTCTTTATTTGCGAATGAAGGCAGGAACAACATGCAGAATACAGAGGATGATATAATTTCAAACATTTTAGATTTTGACCCCTGGGATGATACCTTGGCTTCGTCACACAATTTTGCAAAATTACTTGGCCAGAGTGATCATAGAGCCAGCATTTTGGAATCTTCTAACCTCATAAAGCAAAATAATGACCAGTCCCGATTCTCTTTTGCTCGGCATGAAGAGTCAAATAATCAAGTGTATGACAGTAAGAGTTACAGCGTATCTGGGCAGTTGTCAAGAGATCAGCCTCTTCAAGAGTTTGGAGTGAACCGTGATATGTATCAGGATAAGCTTGGGAGTCAAAACGGTTTTGCCTCAAATTATTCCGGTGGATATGAACAATTTGCTGCTATTCCTGGATTGTCTTCCTACAAGAGTCCTG TGGCGAGGACTCAAGTTTCTGCTCCTCCTGGTTTCTCTGCTCCCAACAGGTTACCTCCTCCCGGTTTCTCTTCACATGAAAGAGCCGACCTGTCTTCTGATATTGGATCAg GAACTCGTTTGCTTGAGGCAGCCGCTTTCTTGAAGAACACATATCATATACCACCTCCAAGTGGCAATTCAAATTCTGCTGGAGATATTGAGTTTATTGATCCTGCAATTTTAGCCGTTGGAAGGGGGAGACTTAACAATGGGATGGAAACGGCAGACTTTGATATGAGATCAGGGTTCTCTTCTCAGATGAATTCCTTTGAGAATGATCCAAGACTTCAATTGTTGGCACAGAGGTCTCTGGCTGCACAACAAGTCAATGGAAATCACGATCCCAGGAACGTTAAcaacttctcttcttcactctccgaCCCATATGGAATTAGTTCAAGGCTAATGGATCAAACACAAGGAACTGGCTTATCTCCTTTTACACAGTTGCCTAGACAAACTTCACCAAGTCCATTGTTGTCAAATGGTCACTGGGATAAGTGGAATGATCCCCAAAGTGGTAACACTCTTGGGATTACCCAGCTTCTAAGGAGTGAACGGATGGGATTTAATGACAATGTCTACAGCCGTTTTGAAGAGCCTAAATACCAGAGGCCAAGTCCCGGAGATCCGTACAACAGAGCATACGGGATGTGA
- the LOC104790806 gene encoding mitogen-activated protein kinase 3 gives MNTGGGQYTDFPAVETHGGQFISYDIFGSLFEITSKYRPPIIPIGRGAYGIVCSVLDSETNELVAMKKIANAFDNHMDAKRTLREIKLLRHLDHENIIAIRDVVPPPLRRQFSDVYIATELMDTDLHQIIRSNQGLSEEHCQYFLYQLLRGLKYIHSANIIHRDLKPSNLLLNANCDLKICDFGLARPTSENDFMTEYVVTRWYRAPELLLNSSDYTAAIDVWSVGCIFMELMNRKPLFPGKDHVHQMRLLTELLGTPTESDLGFTHNEDAKRYIRQLPNFPRQPLAKLFSHVNPLAIDLVDRMLTFDPNRRITVEEALNHQYLAKLHDPTDEPICQKPFSFEFEQHPLDEEQIKDMIYQEAIALNPTYG, from the exons atgaacacCGGCGGCGGTCAGTACACGGATTTCCCGGCGGTGGAGACTCACGGCGGACAGTTTATAAGTTACGATATCTTCGGTAGTTTATTCGAGATCACATCCAAGTATCGTCCTCCGATTATTCCAATTGGTCGTGGAGCTTATGGAATCGTTTG CTCTGTGTTGGATTCGGAGACGAACGAGCTAGTGGCGATGAAGAAGATAGCGAATGCTTTTGATAATCATATGGATGCTAAACGTACGCTTCGTGAGATCAAGCTTCTTCGTCATCTTGATCATGAAAAC ATTATAGCTATACGAGATGTGGTTCCACCACCACTAAGAAGACAGTTCAGTGATGTTTACATTGCTACTGAGTTAATGGATACTgatcttcaccaaatcatcaGATCTAACCAAGGTTTATCAGAGGAACACTGTCag TACTTCTTGTACCAGCTTCTTAGAGGGCTGAAGTATATCCACTCAGCTAACATTATTCATAGGGATTTAAAGCCGAGCAATCTTCTGTTGAACGCGAACTGCGATTTAAAGATCTGTGATTTCGGTCTTGCTAGACCTACTTCAGAGAATGACTTTATGACTGAGTATGTTGTTACTAGATGGTATAGAGCACCTGAGCTTCTGTTGAACTCTTCTGACTATACAGCTGCTATTGATGTTTGGTCTGTTGGTTGTATCTTTATGGAGCTTATGAATAGAAAGCCTTTGTTCCCTGGTAAAGACCATGTTCATCAAATGCGCTTATTGACAGAG TTGCTTGGCACACCGACAGAATCTGATCTTGGCTTTACACACAACGAGGATGCGAAAAGATACATCCGGCAACTTCCCAACTTCCCTCGCCAGCCGTTAGCAAAACTTTTCTCTCATGTTAACCCATTGGCCATTGATCTAGTTGACAGAATGTTGACTTTTGACCCCAACAGAAGAATCACTG TTGAAGAAGCTCTGAATCATCAGTACCTCGCCAAATTGCATGACCCAACTGATGAGCCAATCTGTCAAAAGCCATTCTCTTTCGAGTTTGAACAACATCCTCTGGACGAGGAACAGATCAAAGATATGATCTACCAGGAAGCTATAGCACTCAATCCAACATACGGTTAG
- the LOC104790807 gene encoding protein NRT1/ PTR FAMILY 2.7-like isoform X1, whose product MKNKISWTGECHYQFTGDAEIAGSSTKRRSGGWITFPFMIGTLLGLTIAAWGWLLNLIVYLIEEFNVKSIAAAQIANIVSGCICMVPAIAAIASDSFFGTIPVISVSAFISLMGVALMTLTASLDSLRPKPCETASSLCQYPSKIQLGVLYTAITLASIGTGGTRFTLATAGANQYEKTKDQGSFFNWFFFTTYLAGAISATAIVYTEDNISWTLGFGLSLAANLFSFLVFIAGKRFYKHDKPLGSPFRSLLCVIIAAVRKRKAVVSTNEKDYHNESITTIPTRSFRFFNRAALKQEEEVKPDGTIRNPWRLCSVQQVEDFKAVMRIIPLALATIFLSTPIAMQLSLTVLQGLVMDRRLGSNFKIPAGSLQVITLLSTCLFIIVNDRFLYPFYQKLTGKFLTPLQRVGTGHVFNILSMAVTALVEAKRLKVVQNGHFLGSSSVADMSVLWLFPPLVIVGIGEAFHFPGNVALCYQEFPESMRSTATSITSVVIGICFYTSTALIDLIQRTTAWLPDDINHGRVDNVYWVLVIGGVLNLGYFLVCSWLYRYRNLKDDDNDKDAVGSHSTTLSS is encoded by the exons ATGAAGAATAAAATATCGTGGACCGGAGAATGTCATTATCAAT TTACAGGTGATGCAGAAATAGCTGGTTCAAGCACCAAACGCCGCAGTGGAGGTTGGATCACCTTTCCGTTTATGATAG GTACGTTGTTAGGCCTGACAATAGCTGCATGGGGTTGGTTACTTAACTTGATCGTCTACCTGATTGAGGAATTTAACGTGAAGAGCATCGCAGCAGCTCAGATTGCCAACATTGTTAGTGGTTGTATCTGTATGGTTCCAGCTATTGCAGCCATTGCATCTGACTCTTTCTTTGGAACCATTCCTGTTATCTCAGTTTCAGCTTTCATTTCTCTTATG GGTGTGGCTCTGATGACTCTAACAGCTTCCCTTGACTCTTTAAGACCCAAACCCTGTGAAACAGCTTCAAGCCTATGCCAATATCCTTCGAAAATCCAGCTCGGCGTCCTTTACACGGCCATTACTCTAGCCTCTATAGGAACAGGTGGGACAAGGTTCACATTAGCAACCGCTGGTGCGAACCAGTACGAAAAAACTAAAGACCAAGGAAGCTTTTTCAACTGGTTTTTCTTCACAACATATCTAGCTGGAGCTATAAGTGCAACCGCCATTGTCTACACCGAAGACAATATCAGCTGGACCCTCGGGTTTGGTTTGTCTTTAGCCGCCAATCTCTTCAGTTTCTTGGTTTTCATCGCGGGGAAAAGATTCTACAAGCACGACAAGCCTTTAGGAAGTCCCTTCAGAAGTCTACTATGCGTAATTATCGCTGCTGTACGAAAAAGAAAAGCTGTGGTTTCCACCAACGAAAAAGACTACCACAATGAATCAATCACAACAATTCCCACAAGGAGTTTCAG GTTCTTTAACCGTGCAGCtttgaaacaagaagaagaggttaaACCAGATGGCACAATTCGCAATCCATGGAGACTATGCAGCGTTCAACAAGTGGAAGATTTCAAAGCAGTCATGAGAATCATCCCTCTTGCGTTAGCTACAATATTTTTGAGCACCCCAATCGCAATGCAGCTAAGCTTAACAGTTCTTCAAGGTCTGGTCATGGACCGGAGGCTTGGCTCTAACTTTAAAATCCCTGCCGGCTCTCTCCAAGTCATAACACTTCTCTCCACTTGCCTATTTATCATAGTCAACGATCGGTTTCTCTACCCATTTTACCAAAAGCTAACCGGAAAGTTCCTCACACCACTCCAACGAGTCGGGACAGGCCATGTTTTCAACATTCTTAGCATGGCCGTGACTGCCTTAGTTGAAGCAAAGCGATTGAAGGTAGTACAGAACGGTCATTTCCTCGGATCATCATCGGTTGCAGACATGTCAGTCTTGTGGCTATTCCCTCCTCTAGTTATAGTAGGAATAG GGGAGGCCTTTCATTTCCCAGGGAATGTAGCTCTGTGCTATCAAGAGTTTCCAGAGTCTATGAGAAGCACAGCAACATCGATCACCTCAGTTGTGATTGGGATATGTTTCTACACAAGCACTGCTTTAATCGACCTTATTCAGAGAACGACCGCGTGGTTACCAGATGACATTAACCATGGAAGAGTTGACAATGTTTACTGGGTTTTAGTGATAGGTGGAGTCTTGAATCTTGGTTATTTTCTTGTGTGTTCTTGGCTTTACAGATACAGAAACCTTAAGGATGATGATAATGACAAAGATGCTGTTGGCTCTCACTCTACTACTTTGTCCTCATGA
- the LOC104790807 gene encoding protein NRT1/ PTR FAMILY 2.7-like isoform X2 — protein MAGSVTGDAEIAGSSTKRRSGGWITFPFMIGTLLGLTIAAWGWLLNLIVYLIEEFNVKSIAAAQIANIVSGCICMVPAIAAIASDSFFGTIPVISVSAFISLMGVALMTLTASLDSLRPKPCETASSLCQYPSKIQLGVLYTAITLASIGTGGTRFTLATAGANQYEKTKDQGSFFNWFFFTTYLAGAISATAIVYTEDNISWTLGFGLSLAANLFSFLVFIAGKRFYKHDKPLGSPFRSLLCVIIAAVRKRKAVVSTNEKDYHNESITTIPTRSFRFFNRAALKQEEEVKPDGTIRNPWRLCSVQQVEDFKAVMRIIPLALATIFLSTPIAMQLSLTVLQGLVMDRRLGSNFKIPAGSLQVITLLSTCLFIIVNDRFLYPFYQKLTGKFLTPLQRVGTGHVFNILSMAVTALVEAKRLKVVQNGHFLGSSSVADMSVLWLFPPLVIVGIGEAFHFPGNVALCYQEFPESMRSTATSITSVVIGICFYTSTALIDLIQRTTAWLPDDINHGRVDNVYWVLVIGGVLNLGYFLVCSWLYRYRNLKDDDNDKDAVGSHSTTLSS, from the exons ATGGCTGGTTCAGTTACAGGTGATGCAGAAATAGCTGGTTCAAGCACCAAACGCCGCAGTGGAGGTTGGATCACCTTTCCGTTTATGATAG GTACGTTGTTAGGCCTGACAATAGCTGCATGGGGTTGGTTACTTAACTTGATCGTCTACCTGATTGAGGAATTTAACGTGAAGAGCATCGCAGCAGCTCAGATTGCCAACATTGTTAGTGGTTGTATCTGTATGGTTCCAGCTATTGCAGCCATTGCATCTGACTCTTTCTTTGGAACCATTCCTGTTATCTCAGTTTCAGCTTTCATTTCTCTTATG GGTGTGGCTCTGATGACTCTAACAGCTTCCCTTGACTCTTTAAGACCCAAACCCTGTGAAACAGCTTCAAGCCTATGCCAATATCCTTCGAAAATCCAGCTCGGCGTCCTTTACACGGCCATTACTCTAGCCTCTATAGGAACAGGTGGGACAAGGTTCACATTAGCAACCGCTGGTGCGAACCAGTACGAAAAAACTAAAGACCAAGGAAGCTTTTTCAACTGGTTTTTCTTCACAACATATCTAGCTGGAGCTATAAGTGCAACCGCCATTGTCTACACCGAAGACAATATCAGCTGGACCCTCGGGTTTGGTTTGTCTTTAGCCGCCAATCTCTTCAGTTTCTTGGTTTTCATCGCGGGGAAAAGATTCTACAAGCACGACAAGCCTTTAGGAAGTCCCTTCAGAAGTCTACTATGCGTAATTATCGCTGCTGTACGAAAAAGAAAAGCTGTGGTTTCCACCAACGAAAAAGACTACCACAATGAATCAATCACAACAATTCCCACAAGGAGTTTCAG GTTCTTTAACCGTGCAGCtttgaaacaagaagaagaggttaaACCAGATGGCACAATTCGCAATCCATGGAGACTATGCAGCGTTCAACAAGTGGAAGATTTCAAAGCAGTCATGAGAATCATCCCTCTTGCGTTAGCTACAATATTTTTGAGCACCCCAATCGCAATGCAGCTAAGCTTAACAGTTCTTCAAGGTCTGGTCATGGACCGGAGGCTTGGCTCTAACTTTAAAATCCCTGCCGGCTCTCTCCAAGTCATAACACTTCTCTCCACTTGCCTATTTATCATAGTCAACGATCGGTTTCTCTACCCATTTTACCAAAAGCTAACCGGAAAGTTCCTCACACCACTCCAACGAGTCGGGACAGGCCATGTTTTCAACATTCTTAGCATGGCCGTGACTGCCTTAGTTGAAGCAAAGCGATTGAAGGTAGTACAGAACGGTCATTTCCTCGGATCATCATCGGTTGCAGACATGTCAGTCTTGTGGCTATTCCCTCCTCTAGTTATAGTAGGAATAG GGGAGGCCTTTCATTTCCCAGGGAATGTAGCTCTGTGCTATCAAGAGTTTCCAGAGTCTATGAGAAGCACAGCAACATCGATCACCTCAGTTGTGATTGGGATATGTTTCTACACAAGCACTGCTTTAATCGACCTTATTCAGAGAACGACCGCGTGGTTACCAGATGACATTAACCATGGAAGAGTTGACAATGTTTACTGGGTTTTAGTGATAGGTGGAGTCTTGAATCTTGGTTATTTTCTTGTGTGTTCTTGGCTTTACAGATACAGAAACCTTAAGGATGATGATAATGACAAAGATGCTGTTGGCTCTCACTCTACTACTTTGTCCTCATGA